A genomic window from Litoreibacter janthinus includes:
- a CDS encoding phosphoserine transaminase — translation MTTTAPATKPTNPRFSSGPCAKPPTFSLDKLADAPLGRSHRAAVGKAKLLAAIETTRDVLGIPADYKIGIVPASDTGAYEMAMWNLLGERPVEMLAWESFGSGWVTDVVKQLKIEAKVTTADYGEIVNFADVNFDNDVCFTWNGTTSGVRVPSKDVIPSDRDGLTLCDATSAAFAMDLPWDRLDVTTFSWQKVLGGEGGHGVIILSPRAVARLESYTPAWPLPKIFRLTKGGALIDGIFTGATINTPSMLCVEDYLFALDWAKSVGGLTGLIARADANTGAINDFVAANDWIDFLAVDPATRSNTSVCLKFADDRIADGAAFAKAIAKRLEAENVALDVGAYRDAPAGLRIWCGATVETADIEAMLPWLAWAFDQEIQAQA, via the coding sequence ATGACTACGACAGCTCCGGCCACCAAGCCGACGAATCCGCGCTTTTCTTCCGGCCCTTGTGCCAAACCCCCCACATTTTCACTCGATAAGCTGGCCGACGCCCCATTAGGTCGCTCGCACCGTGCTGCTGTTGGTAAAGCCAAGCTGCTCGCCGCTATCGAGACGACCCGCGACGTGCTTGGCATCCCTGCCGACTATAAGATCGGCATCGTGCCCGCCTCCGACACCGGCGCGTATGAAATGGCCATGTGGAATCTCTTGGGCGAGCGTCCTGTCGAGATGCTTGCATGGGAAAGCTTCGGTTCCGGCTGGGTCACTGACGTGGTCAAGCAGTTGAAGATTGAAGCCAAGGTCACCACCGCCGACTATGGCGAGATCGTCAACTTTGCTGATGTGAATTTCGACAACGATGTCTGCTTTACTTGGAACGGCACTACTTCCGGAGTGCGCGTGCCGTCCAAAGACGTGATCCCTTCGGACCGCGACGGCCTGACGCTATGCGACGCGACCTCTGCCGCCTTTGCGATGGATCTGCCTTGGGATCGCTTGGATGTCACGACTTTCAGCTGGCAGAAAGTTCTGGGCGGCGAAGGCGGCCACGGCGTCATCATCCTGTCGCCCCGCGCAGTCGCGCGTCTCGAAAGCTATACACCGGCTTGGCCGCTGCCAAAAATTTTCCGCCTGACCAAAGGTGGCGCGCTGATTGACGGCATCTTCACAGGTGCGACGATCAATACTCCTTCTATGCTTTGCGTGGAGGATTACCTGTTTGCGCTAGATTGGGCCAAATCCGTGGGTGGCCTCACAGGCCTGATTGCTCGCGCTGATGCCAACACAGGCGCAATCAACGATTTCGTCGCTGCGAATGACTGGATCGACTTCCTCGCAGTCGACCCTGCAACGCGTTCCAACACCTCCGTGTGCTTGAAATTTGCTGACGACCGCATCGCAGATGGGGCCGCATTCGCCAAAGCCATCGCAAAGCGACTAGAGGCCGAAAACGTTGCACTGGACGTAGGCGCCTACCGCGACGCGCCTGCAGGTTTGCGCATCTGGTGCGGCGCCACGGTCGAGACTGCGGACATCGAAGCAATGCTTCCGTGGCTCGCATGGGCGTTTGACCAAGAGATTCAAGCTCAGGCGTAA
- the serB gene encoding phosphoserine phosphatase SerB, which translates to MFVVTLLCDPSSPKLDAALPASLRNAWGGGDVIWLMPDVAAEFALETAPANFDDVWKDCDALGVDLVIQQMDGRRKKMLLADMDSTMIQQECIDELADEAGVGPRVADITARAMNGELDFEEALKERVGLLEGLDSAVIETVLNTRISYMPGGKELLSTIKANGAYTALVSGGFTAFTASVAKELGFDENRANTLLENNGKLTGKVGMPILGREAKVQALEEITARLGITEAEVIAVGDGANDLGMLQRAGAGVALHAKPTVQAQAKIRVNHGDLTALLFLQGYAASDFA; encoded by the coding sequence ATGTTCGTTGTGACCCTTCTTTGCGACCCGTCTTCCCCCAAGCTGGATGCAGCGTTGCCCGCGAGCTTACGGAATGCATGGGGTGGCGGTGACGTGATTTGGTTGATGCCGGATGTGGCGGCAGAATTTGCGCTGGAAACCGCTCCTGCGAACTTCGATGACGTGTGGAAAGACTGCGACGCTCTTGGCGTGGATCTAGTAATCCAGCAGATGGATGGGCGTCGCAAGAAGATGCTGTTGGCCGACATGGACAGCACGATGATCCAGCAGGAATGTATCGATGAGCTTGCTGATGAGGCAGGCGTCGGGCCGCGAGTGGCCGATATCACAGCGCGCGCGATGAATGGCGAGTTGGATTTTGAAGAGGCGTTGAAAGAGCGCGTTGGCCTTCTTGAGGGGCTTGATTCAGCAGTAATAGAGACAGTTTTGAACACGCGCATTTCGTACATGCCGGGCGGCAAGGAGTTGCTTTCTACCATAAAAGCGAATGGCGCTTACACGGCATTGGTCTCTGGGGGGTTCACTGCGTTCACTGCCTCTGTCGCGAAGGAGCTTGGGTTTGACGAGAACCGCGCGAATACCTTGCTAGAGAACAATGGCAAGCTGACAGGCAAAGTTGGCATGCCGATATTGGGCCGCGAGGCCAAGGTCCAAGCCCTCGAAGAAATCACCGCGCGGCTGGGTATCACCGAGGCCGAGGTGATCGCGGTTGGGGACGGCGCGAATGATCTGGGCATGTTGCAGCGCGCGGGCGCCGGTGTCGCGCTTCATGCCAAACCCACAGTGCAAGCGCAGGCCAAGATTCGGGTGAACCACGGTGATCTGACTGCTTTGCTATTCCTGCAGGGCTATGCTGCCAGCGACTTTGCCTAA
- a CDS encoding carnitinyl-CoA dehydratase — MTHPIKTRREGAILEVTLDRPKANAIDLATSRIMGDVFAEFRDDPELRVAIITGAGDKFFCPGWDLKAAADGDAVDGDYGVGGFGGLQELPNLNKPVIAAVNGIACGGGLELALSADIILAADHATFALPEILSGTVADAASVKLPKRIPYHIAMELLFTGRWFDAEEARGWGIVNHIHPADLLLDKAWEMARLLASGPPLVYAAIKEIVREAEDEKFQDTMNQITGSKFETVKRLYSSEDQLEGAKAFAEKRDPVWKGR, encoded by the coding sequence ATGACCCACCCAATCAAAACCCGCCGCGAAGGTGCTATTCTTGAAGTTACTTTGGATCGACCAAAGGCCAACGCCATCGACCTCGCGACCTCCCGTATCATGGGAGACGTTTTCGCTGAGTTCCGAGATGACCCGGAGCTTCGAGTCGCGATTATCACTGGCGCAGGTGATAAATTTTTCTGCCCGGGCTGGGATCTTAAAGCCGCCGCGGATGGTGACGCGGTGGACGGGGATTACGGCGTAGGCGGATTTGGCGGACTACAAGAACTTCCCAACCTCAACAAACCCGTCATTGCAGCCGTAAACGGTATCGCTTGCGGGGGCGGTTTGGAATTGGCGCTGTCTGCCGACATCATTCTTGCAGCCGACCATGCCACCTTCGCCTTGCCCGAAATCCTGTCTGGCACCGTCGCAGATGCCGCCTCGGTCAAACTGCCGAAACGCATCCCCTACCACATCGCGATGGAGCTGCTGTTCACCGGCCGCTGGTTCGACGCCGAAGAAGCGCGCGGTTGGGGTATTGTGAATCATATTCACCCTGCAGACCTGCTTTTGGACAAGGCTTGGGAAATGGCGCGCCTGCTCGCCTCCGGACCGCCACTGGTCTACGCCGCGATCAAAGAGATCGTCCGAGAGGCCGAAGATGAGAAGTTCCAAGACACGATGAACCAGATCACCGGCAGCAAGTTCGAGACAGTCAAGCGGCTCTACTCTAGCGAAGATCAGCTAGAAGGCGCGAAGGCTTTCGCTGAGAAACGCGATCCGGTCTGGAAGGGACGTTAG
- a CDS encoding acetate--CoA ligase family protein, which produces MSDLFRLLNPKSLAVIGGGAWGEAVLIQAQKFGYGGSLHAVHPIKTEIAGVKAYPSVMHIPEAPDAAFVGINREATIGAVERMRKIGAGGAVCFASGYAEASGEDASGTDAQARLLKAAGDMPVLGPNCYGFINALDGVAVWPDQHGCKRVDRGVAIITQSSNISINMTMQSRGLPIGYMITAGNQAQTTQADIAFALLDDPRVTAIGLHIEGFGDLTCWEKLAANAHAKSIPLVALKVGKSSQAQAATISHTASLAGGDTAAQAFLDRLGILRSPDLPSFLETLKLLHVTGRLPSNRISSISCSGGEASLVADMADGHDLEFPKLTPEQKQSLFKALGPKVALANPLDYHTYVWRDEDAMTAAWSAMAAPHIALTLTVLDYPRSDICDPTDWTCATNAALRMRQTTGRAVAVAATLPELMPEPIAEQLLEGGVVPFAGLTEALNAIEAASRTPQTTPNDPVLKRPLAERTETLSEYDAKTTLGKYGLHTPKAIQTNHSASGLDALEFPVVVKAEGVAHKSDVGAVILDCNSLSDVLIAMDSITDATSFHIEEMCAPGAELLVGVTQDPAHGYLLTVGAGGILTELLNDTQSLLIPTSVEDIRKALTRLNMYPLLTGFRGATPCNLDAIIDAILAIQAFVVAEDGAVAEVEVNPLICGPDSAVAADALIRKTA; this is translated from the coding sequence ATGAGCGATCTTTTCCGACTTCTTAATCCCAAATCTCTGGCTGTGATTGGCGGCGGTGCATGGGGAGAAGCCGTTCTCATTCAAGCCCAGAAATTCGGCTATGGCGGCTCGCTTCATGCTGTTCATCCAATCAAGACCGAGATCGCTGGCGTAAAAGCCTACCCTAGCGTGATGCACATACCCGAAGCCCCTGACGCGGCCTTTGTGGGCATCAACCGCGAGGCCACCATTGGCGCAGTCGAACGTATGCGCAAAATTGGTGCCGGTGGCGCTGTCTGTTTCGCGTCCGGCTATGCCGAGGCCAGTGGCGAGGACGCTTCCGGGACTGATGCGCAGGCTCGATTACTCAAGGCGGCGGGCGATATGCCGGTTCTTGGGCCCAATTGCTACGGATTCATCAACGCGCTCGACGGGGTGGCTGTTTGGCCCGATCAGCACGGCTGCAAGCGCGTCGATCGTGGCGTCGCGATCATCACGCAGTCCTCCAATATCTCGATTAACATGACCATGCAGTCACGGGGCTTGCCAATCGGCTACATGATCACGGCTGGAAATCAGGCCCAAACTACGCAGGCTGATATCGCATTCGCCCTTCTAGACGATCCACGTGTGACCGCCATCGGCCTTCATATTGAAGGCTTCGGCGATCTCACATGCTGGGAGAAACTCGCCGCCAACGCGCATGCGAAGTCAATTCCGCTCGTTGCGCTGAAGGTGGGCAAATCCTCTCAGGCACAGGCCGCCACCATAAGCCATACCGCGTCGCTCGCTGGCGGTGACACTGCCGCACAAGCTTTCTTAGACCGCCTTGGAATTCTCCGCTCGCCTGACCTTCCCAGTTTCCTGGAGACCTTGAAGCTGCTGCACGTCACAGGGCGCCTGCCTTCCAACCGGATTTCCTCTATTAGCTGTTCCGGAGGGGAGGCATCGTTGGTCGCCGATATGGCGGATGGGCATGATCTTGAATTTCCCAAGCTGACACCCGAACAAAAACAGTCTCTATTCAAAGCACTTGGTCCAAAAGTAGCGCTCGCAAATCCACTTGATTACCACACCTATGTCTGGCGCGATGAAGATGCGATGACGGCTGCTTGGTCCGCCATGGCCGCCCCTCATATCGCGCTCACGCTAACAGTTCTCGACTACCCTCGCAGCGACATCTGCGATCCCACAGATTGGACCTGCGCCACGAACGCCGCGCTCCGCATGCGCCAAACCACTGGTAGGGCTGTCGCAGTCGCGGCGACCTTACCGGAATTGATGCCGGAACCGATTGCGGAACAGCTATTGGAAGGTGGCGTTGTCCCCTTCGCGGGGCTGACAGAAGCCCTCAATGCCATTGAAGCCGCATCACGCACTCCGCAAACGACACCAAACGATCCAGTCCTTAAGCGCCCCTTGGCTGAGCGTACCGAAACTCTTTCGGAATACGACGCGAAGACGACGCTCGGCAAATATGGCCTTCATACGCCAAAGGCGATCCAAACAAATCACAGTGCATCAGGTTTGGATGCCCTTGAGTTTCCCGTGGTCGTTAAAGCAGAGGGCGTGGCGCATAAGTCCGATGTGGGAGCGGTAATTCTTGACTGCAATTCCCTAAGTGACGTTTTGATCGCAATGGACAGCATAACTGATGCTACATCCTTCCACATCGAAGAAATGTGCGCGCCAGGGGCGGAGCTTTTGGTTGGCGTTACCCAGGATCCGGCCCATGGTTACTTGCTGACGGTTGGCGCTGGCGGAATACTCACCGAACTGCTCAACGACACACAGTCGCTGCTGATCCCAACCAGCGTTGAGGATATCAGAAAGGCTCTAACCCGCCTAAATATGTATCCATTGCTTACCGGATTCAGGGGTGCCACCCCCTGTAATCTTGATGCTATCATCGACGCGATCCTCGCCATACAGGCCTTTGTCGTCGCCGAAGACGGCGCTGTTGCCGAGGTTGAAGTGAATCCACTCATCTGCGGGCCAGATAGCGCCGTGGCGGCAGATGCCCTGATACGGAAGACAGCATGA
- a CDS encoding acyl-CoA dehydrogenase family protein, producing MTVYGLTEEHNMIADTVRSFVENEIFPHEELVERTGEVPAEIAHDIKQKTLDLGFYACNFPESVGCAGLNHVEFALVERELGRGSMALNHFFGRPQNILMACEGDQKERYLMPAVRGERMDALAMTEPGAGSDVRGMKCAAVRDGGDWVVNGTKHFISGADHADFFIVFVATGEDDTPRGPKKRITTFLVDRDTPGFAVRDGYKSVSHRGYKNMILDFDDCRLPDAQVLGQVDGGFEVMNTWLYATRITVATMCVGRARRVFDYALSYAAEREQFGQPIGKFQGISFQLADMITEIDAADLLTLAAADRLDKNLSSNREIASAKLYASEMLSRVTDAAIQIHGGMGLMDDYPLERFWRDARVERIWDGTSEIQRHIISRDLLRALGA from the coding sequence ATGACAGTCTATGGCTTAACCGAAGAACACAATATGATTGCGGACACCGTTCGCAGCTTTGTCGAAAACGAAATATTCCCACACGAAGAACTGGTAGAGCGCACCGGCGAAGTCCCCGCCGAGATCGCGCACGACATCAAGCAAAAGACCCTAGATTTAGGATTTTACGCCTGCAACTTCCCAGAAAGCGTCGGCTGCGCAGGATTGAATCACGTCGAATTTGCCTTGGTGGAACGTGAACTTGGTCGCGGCTCGATGGCGTTGAATCATTTCTTCGGACGTCCGCAGAATATTCTGATGGCCTGCGAAGGAGACCAAAAAGAACGTTATTTGATGCCCGCCGTGCGCGGGGAGCGCATGGACGCGCTCGCCATGACCGAACCGGGTGCGGGCTCCGACGTACGCGGCATGAAATGCGCCGCCGTGCGGGATGGTGGTGACTGGGTGGTGAACGGCACAAAACACTTCATTTCGGGCGCGGACCACGCTGACTTCTTCATTGTCTTCGTCGCGACGGGTGAGGACGACACACCCAGAGGCCCTAAAAAGCGTATTACGACCTTCCTTGTGGATCGCGATACACCGGGCTTCGCCGTGCGCGACGGGTATAAATCCGTGTCGCATCGTGGCTACAAAAACATGATCCTCGACTTTGACGATTGCCGTTTGCCCGATGCGCAGGTTCTGGGGCAGGTCGATGGCGGGTTCGAGGTGATGAACACTTGGCTCTATGCCACCCGAATTACTGTCGCTACCATGTGCGTCGGGCGGGCGCGCCGCGTGTTCGACTACGCATTGTCCTACGCTGCCGAGCGAGAGCAATTTGGCCAACCTATCGGCAAGTTCCAAGGGATTAGTTTTCAACTGGCGGACATGATTACCGAGATTGACGCCGCCGATCTACTCACATTGGCGGCTGCGGACAGGCTCGACAAAAACCTGTCGTCTAATCGCGAAATCGCTTCGGCTAAGCTCTACGCGTCTGAAATGCTGTCTCGCGTGACGGACGCTGCGATCCAAATTCATGGTGGCATGGGGTTGATGGATGACTACCCGTTAGAACGCTTCTGGCGTGACGCACGGGTGGAACGCATCTGGGACGGCACGTCCGAGATTCAACGCCACATCATCAGCCGCGACTTGCTGCGCGCACTTGGTGCGTAA
- a CDS encoding class II aldolase and adducin N-terminal domain-containing protein — protein sequence MDGTHANIKNWEERVDLAAAFHWTARLNMHEGVSNHFSLAINDDGTRFLMNPNQVHFSRIKASDMLVIDANDPETLNGPNAPDPTAWGLHGGLHRHCPHARCAMHVHSVHATVLACLEDKILPPLDQNAAMFYDRQVVDDSYGGLAFEEEGERCAQLFNDPKKKVMIMGNHGIMVIGDTVAETFNRMYFFERACEVYIRALQTGRPLSILPDDIAAKTADEIENYPEQDIRHLSELKAILDEDGSNYAT from the coding sequence ATGGACGGCACACACGCGAATATCAAAAACTGGGAAGAGCGGGTCGATCTGGCAGCCGCCTTCCATTGGACTGCGCGGCTCAACATGCATGAAGGGGTGTCTAACCACTTTTCTCTTGCGATCAACGACGACGGCACGCGGTTCTTGATGAACCCCAATCAGGTTCATTTCTCGCGGATCAAAGCCTCCGACATGCTGGTGATCGACGCCAATGACCCTGAGACATTGAATGGCCCTAACGCCCCTGATCCGACGGCATGGGGATTGCATGGCGGGCTACATCGCCACTGCCCACACGCGCGTTGCGCGATGCATGTCCATTCCGTCCACGCTACAGTCCTTGCTTGTCTGGAAGACAAGATCCTCCCTCCGCTCGACCAGAACGCCGCGATGTTCTACGATCGCCAAGTTGTCGATGACAGCTATGGCGGGTTGGCCTTTGAGGAAGAAGGAGAGCGTTGTGCCCAGTTGTTCAACGACCCAAAAAAGAAGGTCATGATCATGGGCAACCACGGCATCATGGTCATCGGTGACACTGTCGCTGAAACATTCAATCGCATGTACTTCTTTGAGCGCGCCTGCGAGGTCTACATTCGCGCACTGCAAACCGGGCGGCCTTTGTCGATCCTGCCGGATGATATCGCCGCAAAAACGGCCGATGAGATCGAGAACTACCCTGAACAAGACATCCGCCACTTATCGGAACTCAAAGCCATTCTAGACGAAGATGGGTCGAATTATGCGACTTAG
- the ade gene encoding adenine deaminase, translating to MEHQPLKSWADSAATLVAVAAGRAPADMVLRGGKVVNVHTREVLDGWQVAISAGRFAYVGPDASHCIGLGTEIIELGGRYLIPGLCDGHMHIESGMLTPAEFASAVIPHGTTTMFTDPHEIANVLGLRGVRLMHDEALMQPISIYTQMPSCAPSAPGLETTGYEIGPDDVAEAMTWPGIIGLGEMMNFPGVVSGSQQMLAEIAATQNAGKTVGGHYASPDLGPDFHAYAAGGPADDHEGTCEADAIARVRQGMRSMMRLGSAWYDVETQITAITEKGLDSRNFILCTDDCHSGTLVNEGHMNRVLRHAIECGCDPLVALQMATINTATHFGLERELGSIAPGRRADLIVTSDLKALPIERVIAHGRTVAEAGEITVICPHLDWPEDARHTVHLGHELSATNFEIKAPEGAKTVTAKVIGVVENQAPTEALKREIPVKQGLLEPEGAVCQIALVERHRGTGEVVNALVEGFGYQGSMAMASTVAHDSHHMIVVGTDRAQMALAANRLAEVGGGVTVWKDGEELALVELPIAGLMSDRPAKEVAAKADQMVAAMGVCGCTLNNAYMQHSLLALVVIPSLRISDLGLVDVTRFELTNLIEDTQ from the coding sequence ATGGAACACCAACCCCTCAAATCATGGGCCGACAGCGCTGCAACCTTGGTTGCCGTTGCGGCTGGACGTGCGCCTGCCGACATGGTTCTGCGCGGCGGAAAAGTTGTTAACGTGCATACGCGCGAAGTGCTGGATGGCTGGCAAGTTGCAATCAGCGCAGGAAGGTTTGCCTATGTCGGGCCGGATGCTTCGCATTGCATTGGGCTAGGCACCGAAATCATCGAACTGGGCGGCCGGTATCTGATCCCCGGTCTTTGCGACGGGCATATGCACATCGAGTCGGGAATGCTGACGCCAGCTGAATTCGCTAGCGCGGTGATTCCCCACGGGACCACCACGATGTTCACCGATCCGCATGAAATCGCCAATGTTCTGGGCCTACGTGGGGTGCGCTTGATGCATGATGAGGCTCTGATGCAGCCCATCTCGATCTATACGCAAATGCCAAGCTGCGCCCCGTCCGCACCGGGGCTGGAAACGACAGGGTATGAAATCGGTCCGGATGATGTGGCGGAGGCGATGACATGGCCCGGTATCATTGGACTGGGGGAGATGATGAACTTCCCCGGCGTTGTGAGTGGCAGCCAACAGATGTTGGCAGAGATCGCGGCAACCCAGAACGCAGGTAAAACCGTCGGCGGGCACTACGCCTCGCCGGATCTTGGGCCGGACTTTCATGCCTATGCTGCCGGCGGGCCTGCCGATGACCATGAGGGCACCTGCGAAGCGGACGCGATTGCGCGGGTGCGCCAAGGGATGCGGTCGATGATGCGACTGGGCAGCGCTTGGTATGACGTTGAAACGCAAATCACCGCCATTACCGAAAAAGGGCTGGATTCGCGCAATTTCATTCTTTGCACAGATGACTGCCACTCGGGCACATTGGTGAATGAAGGCCACATGAACCGGGTGCTGCGCCATGCGATTGAGTGCGGCTGCGATCCGCTTGTGGCGTTGCAGATGGCGACAATCAATACCGCAACGCATTTCGGGTTGGAGCGCGAGTTGGGTTCCATCGCGCCGGGGCGGCGGGCGGACTTGATCGTGACGTCTGATCTGAAGGCGCTGCCAATTGAAAGGGTGATTGCCCACGGGCGGACCGTGGCGGAGGCGGGAGAGATTACAGTGATCTGCCCACATCTGGACTGGCCGGAGGATGCGCGACACACGGTGCATCTGGGGCATGAGTTAAGCGCGACTAACTTCGAAATCAAGGCACCGGAAGGCGCCAAGACCGTAACTGCCAAAGTGATTGGTGTGGTTGAGAATCAAGCGCCGACGGAAGCGTTGAAACGCGAGATTCCGGTGAAACAGGGTCTATTGGAGCCGGAAGGCGCAGTTTGCCAGATCGCCTTAGTGGAACGCCACCGTGGCACCGGCGAGGTGGTCAACGCCTTGGTGGAGGGCTTTGGTTACCAAGGCTCCATGGCAATGGCGTCGACAGTGGCGCATGACAGTCACCATATGATTGTGGTCGGCACCGACCGCGCGCAAATGGCCCTCGCTGCGAACCGGTTGGCGGAAGTTGGTGGCGGCGTGACCGTTTGGAAAGACGGGGAAGAACTGGCCTTGGTCGAACTGCCAATTGCAGGGCTCATGTCCGACCGTCCCGCCAAGGAAGTGGCGGCGAAGGCGGACCAAATGGTTGCGGCTATGGGGGTCTGCGGCTGCACTTTGAACAACGCTTATATGCAGCACTCGCTGCTTGCGCTCGTAGTCATTCCATCGCTTCGGATATCCGATCTGGGGTTGGTAGATGTGACGCGTTTTGAACTGACGAATTTGATAGAGGATACTCAATGA
- a CDS encoding AMP nucleosidase, translated as MNGTDANLPIRTPDAPDSELFSNPKAAVERLCELYETATAFLIGKFRDSLEGNPPAERYRAFYPEIRVTTQSFAKIDSRLSFGHVAKPGTYSTTVTRPDLFQYYLEQQIQLLVDNHGVSVEIGASSTPMPMHFAVANATNLTVPQDGALDFTLRDVFDVPDLATTNDDIVNGTLAELPDVPAPLAPFTAQRIDYSLARLSHYTATAAEHFQNHVLFTNYQFYVEEFEAYARQMLADPESGYTSFISTENHVLTDPDGDIPITEKTPQMPTYHLKRKHGSGITLVNIGVGPSNAKTATDHIAVLRPHAWLMVGHCAGLRNSQSLGDFVLAHAYLREDHVLDDDLPIWVPVPALAEIQIALEQSVAEITQFEGFDLKRIMRTGTVATIDNRNWELRDQSGPVQRLSQSRAIALDMESATIAANGFRFRVPYGTLLCVSDKPLHGELKLPGMASDFYKTQVSRHLLIGIRAMERLREMPLERLHSRKLRSFAETAFL; from the coding sequence ATGAACGGCACTGATGCCAACCTCCCCATCCGAACTCCTGATGCACCTGATTCCGAGCTGTTTAGCAACCCCAAGGCAGCCGTAGAAAGGCTATGCGAGCTTTATGAAACCGCAACGGCTTTTCTGATCGGCAAGTTTCGTGACAGCCTTGAGGGTAATCCCCCAGCCGAGCGATACCGTGCGTTCTACCCCGAGATCAGGGTCACAACGCAAAGCTTTGCGAAAATCGACAGCCGTCTTAGCTTTGGTCACGTCGCCAAACCCGGCACCTATTCGACGACGGTGACGCGGCCGGATCTGTTCCAATACTATCTAGAGCAACAGATCCAGTTATTGGTGGATAATCACGGCGTATCGGTGGAGATCGGTGCGTCTAGCACGCCAATGCCGATGCACTTTGCCGTGGCCAACGCGACAAATCTGACCGTGCCACAAGACGGGGCGTTGGACTTTACTCTGCGTGACGTATTCGATGTGCCGGATCTGGCAACCACCAATGACGACATCGTCAATGGCACGCTGGCTGAACTGCCAGACGTTCCAGCCCCCTTGGCGCCTTTCACGGCACAACGCATCGACTATTCATTGGCGCGTCTGTCCCACTACACGGCGACGGCTGCGGAGCATTTCCAGAACCATGTTCTGTTCACCAACTACCAGTTCTATGTGGAGGAGTTCGAAGCCTACGCCCGTCAGATGCTTGCCGATCCCGAAAGCGGCTATACGAGTTTCATAAGTACGGAAAACCATGTGCTGACCGACCCAGACGGTGACATCCCGATTACAGAGAAAACGCCTCAGATGCCGACCTATCACCTGAAGCGCAAGCATGGCTCTGGCATCACTTTGGTGAATATCGGGGTCGGGCCGTCTAATGCCAAAACAGCGACGGATCATATCGCGGTTTTGCGCCCGCATGCGTGGCTGATGGTGGGGCATTGTGCGGGCTTACGGAATTCCCAAAGTCTGGGCGATTTCGTGTTGGCGCATGCCTATCTGCGCGAGGATCACGTGCTGGATGATGACCTTCCAATATGGGTGCCTGTCCCGGCATTGGCAGAGATTCAGATCGCGCTAGAGCAGAGTGTCGCCGAGATCACTCAGTTTGAAGGGTTTGATCTGAAGCGGATCATGCGAACTGGTACCGTGGCCACTATCGACAATCGCAATTGGGAGTTGCGCGATCAATCCGGTCCCGTGCAGCGCTTAAGCCAGTCGCGCGCAATTGCGCTGGACATGGAAAGCGCTACGATCGCCGCCAACGGCTTCCGCTTTAGGGTTCCGTATGGGACGCTGCTTTGCGTATCTGATAAACCGCTTCACGGTGAATTGAAGCTGCCGGGTATGGCCTCAGACTTCTATAAAACACAGGTTTCGCGCCATTTGCTGATCGGAATCCGTGCGATGGAGAGGTTGCGTGAAATGCCATTGGAACGGCTCCATTCGCGGAAATTGCGCAGTTTTGCCGAAACAGCCTTCCTGTGA
- a CDS encoding HU family DNA-binding protein — translation MATKPMTKTQLVAALAEEAGTDKKGAAAALDGLIAIITREVSGGGAVTLPGVGKIYCRERPARMVRNPATGEQIKKEADKVVKMTIAKALKDSVNG, via the coding sequence ATGGCAACGAAACCAATGACCAAAACACAACTGGTCGCCGCACTGGCTGAAGAAGCTGGCACCGACAAGAAGGGCGCTGCTGCTGCTCTGGACGGTCTGATCGCAATCATTACCCGCGAAGTATCCGGCGGTGGCGCAGTAACCCTGCCCGGCGTTGGCAAAATCTACTGCCGCGAACGTCCAGCACGCATGGTTCGTAACCCTGCGACCGGCGAGCAAATCAAAAAAGAAGCAGACAAAGTGGTCAAAATGACCATTGCGAAAGCTCTGAAAGACAGCGTGAACGGCTAA